In one Sphingobacterium daejeonense genomic region, the following are encoded:
- the kdsB gene encoding 3-deoxy-manno-octulosonate cytidylyltransferase — translation MKVIGIIPARYESTRFPGKPLVDIGGLSMIQRVYNQVKHASSLSEVVVATDDQRIFDHVKSFAENVVMTSKDHQSGTDRCAEVINSISGFDVAINIQGDEPFIDPQQIDLLVSCFEKPETSIATLVRPITELADLENVNKPKVVLNHNNEALYFSRQPIPYFRGLNISEWLSNAPYYNHIGIYGYKIDVLKEIAKLPISKLETTESLEQLRWLDNGYKIQTAISNHINDAIDTPEDLEPILKKYFRS, via the coding sequence ATGAAAGTTATCGGAATAATTCCTGCTAGGTATGAATCCACAAGGTTTCCTGGCAAGCCATTGGTAGACATTGGCGGATTATCAATGATCCAAAGAGTTTATAATCAGGTTAAGCATGCAAGTTCGTTAAGTGAAGTCGTAGTGGCGACCGATGATCAAAGAATCTTTGACCATGTAAAGAGTTTTGCAGAAAACGTTGTCATGACCAGTAAGGATCATCAGTCTGGCACTGACCGATGTGCTGAGGTCATCAACAGTATATCCGGATTTGATGTGGCAATCAATATACAAGGTGACGAGCCTTTTATCGATCCCCAACAGATTGACCTGCTAGTCTCATGTTTTGAAAAACCAGAAACTTCCATCGCCACTTTAGTAAGACCTATTACTGAATTAGCAGACCTCGAAAATGTCAATAAGCCAAAAGTTGTTCTGAACCATAATAATGAAGCACTATACTTCTCCAGACAACCAATTCCTTACTTTAGAGGATTAAATATATCAGAATGGCTCTCTAATGCGCCTTACTATAATCATATCGGTATATATGGATACAAAATCGATGTTCTAAAAGAGATAGCTAAACTTCCAATTTCCAAGCTTGAAACTACAGAGTCCTTAGAACAATTAAGATGGTTGGATAACGGATATAAAATCCAAACTGCTATTTCAAATCATATCAATGATGCAATCGATACTCCGGAAGATCTGGAACCGATCTTAAAGAAATATTTTAGATCTTAA
- a CDS encoding deoxynucleoside kinase — MHIAIVGNIGAGKTTLTELLAKHLNFEPQFEAVENNPYLEDFYSDMKRWAFNLQIFFLNSRFRHIVDLQNRDINMIQDRTIYEDAYIFAENLYDMGLMSARDFENYSDIFQSIVNYIKPPDLLIYLKASVPTLVNNIQKRGRDYESGIRLDYLSKLNDKYEKWINNYTEGKLLVLDKDNLDFANNQEDLGKIIQKIEAELFGLF; from the coding sequence ATGCATATAGCTATCGTTGGAAATATTGGTGCCGGTAAAACTACATTAACAGAATTATTAGCTAAGCACCTCAACTTTGAACCTCAGTTTGAAGCCGTAGAAAACAATCCTTACTTAGAAGATTTCTACAGCGACATGAAACGCTGGGCATTCAACCTTCAAATCTTCTTCTTGAATTCTAGATTCCGCCATATTGTGGATCTGCAAAACAGAGACATCAATATGATCCAGGACAGAACAATCTATGAAGATGCTTATATCTTTGCAGAAAACCTCTACGATATGGGGTTGATGAGTGCACGTGACTTTGAAAATTATTCCGATATCTTTCAGAGCATCGTAAATTATATCAAACCTCCAGATCTCCTTATCTATCTAAAAGCCTCTGTTCCTACCCTAGTGAACAATATTCAAAAAAGAGGACGTGATTATGAATCTGGAATTCGCTTGGACTACTTATCGAAACTAAACGATAAATATGAAAAATGGATCAATAATTATACAGAAGGTAAACTATTGGTATTAGATAAAGACAACTTAGACTTTGCAAATAACCAAGAAGATCTCGGTAAGATTATCCAAAAAATAGAAGCCGAACTTTTCGGTCTGTTCTAA
- the trpS gene encoding tryptophan--tRNA ligase, translating into METVVSGIRSTGKLHLGNYYGALKNFVKMQDEYNCFFFIADLHSLTTHPTPHGLKETVRNVVVEYLAAGLDPEKSTIYVQSDVPEVAELYLYMNMNAYLGELERSTAFKDKVRANPNNVNAGLLTYPVLMACDILIHHGTKVPVGKDQEQHLEMTRTFGNRFNRLYEVDYFKESFAFTYSDKLIKIPGLSGQGKMGKSNGDADCIYLSDTEEAVRKKIMRAVTDAGPTQENQEKPEAVQNLFDLMNVVSTPDTVQHFDNLYNKAEIRYGDFKKQLAEDMIIATSDVRARINEINQDDAYIAKVLKLGAEKAQASAQKTMKEVREIIGLKKLY; encoded by the coding sequence ATGGAAACCGTTGTTAGTGGTATTAGAAGTACCGGAAAATTACACCTTGGAAATTACTATGGAGCATTGAAGAATTTCGTCAAAATGCAAGACGAGTACAATTGCTTCTTTTTTATCGCAGATTTACACTCTTTAACTACTCACCCAACGCCACATGGATTAAAAGAAACTGTGCGCAATGTCGTAGTAGAATATCTTGCCGCTGGACTTGATCCAGAAAAGTCAACTATATACGTACAATCAGATGTACCTGAGGTGGCTGAACTTTACCTATATATGAATATGAATGCATATTTGGGGGAACTTGAGCGCTCAACAGCATTCAAGGATAAAGTACGAGCAAATCCTAACAATGTCAATGCAGGACTATTGACTTACCCGGTATTGATGGCATGTGATATCCTAATTCACCATGGAACGAAAGTACCCGTTGGAAAAGATCAAGAACAACACTTGGAAATGACAAGGACTTTTGGAAATAGATTCAACCGTCTGTATGAAGTTGATTATTTCAAAGAATCCTTTGCATTTACATATTCTGATAAGTTAATTAAAATCCCTGGGCTTTCAGGTCAAGGAAAGATGGGCAAATCAAATGGTGATGCCGACTGTATTTACCTTTCTGACACTGAGGAGGCTGTTCGTAAAAAAATAATGCGTGCTGTAACTGACGCTGGTCCTACTCAAGAAAACCAAGAAAAACCAGAAGCTGTTCAGAACCTTTTTGATTTGATGAATGTGGTATCTACACCTGATACAGTTCAACATTTTGACAATCTATATAATAAAGCTGAGATCCGTTACGGTGATTTCAAAAAACAATTGGCTGAAGATATGATCATTGCTACTAGTGATGTTAGAGCTAGAATCAATGAAATCAACCAAGACGACGCATATATTGCTAAAGTATTGAAACTTGGAGCTGAAAAAGCGCAGGCAAGTGCTCAAAAAACAATGAAAGAAGTGCGTGAAATCATCGGTTTAAAAAAATTGTACTAG
- a CDS encoding SDR family oxidoreductase, with protein sequence MHIDLTGKTALVGGGTAGIGKAIAKELAACGAEVYLMARNEDKLKQVLTELDTTAGQVHGYIATDFMNFEVHKSNLKKFFDEHVIDILVNNTNGPSAGTVMNKSISDYQEAFDLLFKNAVYASSLALNSMRDAGFGRIINVSSLTVKEPQDSLVLSNTMRVALVSWSKSLSKAVAADGITVNSVLTGYFGTDRLHDLMNNQAKSEGVDVEVIEKRRIDSMPVKRLGKPEEYGYLVAFLASPYASFLTGASIPLDGGLSDFIF encoded by the coding sequence ATGCATATTGATTTAACGGGCAAAACTGCTCTTGTTGGCGGTGGAACCGCAGGAATTGGCAAAGCTATCGCCAAAGAATTGGCTGCTTGTGGAGCAGAAGTTTATTTGATGGCAAGAAATGAGGATAAGCTGAAGCAAGTTTTAACTGAATTGGACACAACAGCAGGGCAAGTTCATGGATACATCGCTACAGATTTTATGAATTTTGAAGTTCATAAATCAAATTTAAAGAAGTTCTTTGATGAGCATGTTATTGATATTTTAGTAAACAACACGAATGGCCCTTCTGCAGGAACGGTAATGAACAAATCCATTTCTGATTATCAGGAAGCATTTGATTTATTGTTCAAGAATGCTGTCTATGCATCGAGTTTGGCTTTGAATTCAATGCGTGATGCTGGTTTTGGAAGGATCATTAACGTTTCGTCCTTGACTGTCAAAGAGCCTCAAGACTCATTGGTTCTTTCCAATACTATGCGAGTTGCGTTGGTTAGCTGGAGTAAATCTCTTTCAAAAGCGGTTGCCGCAGATGGAATTACAGTCAATTCTGTTTTAACAGGATACTTTGGCACAGATCGTTTACATGATTTGATGAATAATCAAGCTAAGAGTGAGGGTGTTGACGTGGAGGTTATTGAAAAAAGAAGAATTGATAGTATGCCTGTCAAAAGATTGGGCAAGCCTGAAGAATATGGTTATTTGGTGGCCTTCTTGGCTTCACCTTATGCTTCCTTTTTGACGGGAGCTTCCATTCCATTAGATGGGGGACTTTCTGACTTTATATTTTAA
- a CDS encoding DUF3307 domain-containing protein: MLGDFVLQPKSWVDKRKTKIQYLLYHVAVHAGLLNFCFYQ, encoded by the coding sequence ATTTTAGGGGACTTTGTCCTTCAACCGAAATCATGGGTAGACAAGCGGAAAACCAAGATCCAATATCTGTTATATCATGTTGCTGTCCATGCTGGACTGTTGAATTTTTGTTTTTATCAATGA
- a CDS encoding serine hydrolase domain-containing protein, translating into MKKAFGYKDLETKEPLTTDNLFRIASISKSFSSTAIMQLVEAGKVSLDDDISDLIGFKVRNPKFPNTKITLEMMLSHRSKSQMTANGYFTLDVLDTTKTKRLAKIIQFL; encoded by the coding sequence ATGAAAAAAGCTTTTGGTTATAAAGATTTGGAAACCAAAGAACCATTGACAACGGACAATTTGTTTCGGATTGCTTCCATTTCAAAATCTTTCAGTTCGACTGCGATTATGCAATTGGTGGAAGCTGGTAAAGTATCATTAGATGATGATATCAGCGACCTAATAGGTTTTAAAGTTAGAAATCCTAAGTTTCCAAACACAAAGATTACTCTAGAAATGATGCTTTCGCATCGTTCTAAGTCTCAAATGACAGCCAATGGCTATTTTACGTTGGATGTATTGGACACCACGAAAACTAAAAGATTGGCAAAAATCATTCAATTCCTATGA
- a CDS encoding beta-lactamase family protein yields MDAGYCVDSLDQGRIAKLYEKEDGKYVEQKAAYNPRSEEIRNYTMGVSTPVFSPTGGMKISAHDLSKYMMMHMNYGKSGKTKIISKASSKKMQTGLSPKENYGLALLENDRLIPGEHMIGHTGSAYGLYSNMFFEPKNKFGFIVITNGCIPTLDRNEDIMMSKEVINLLYTDFIKK; encoded by the coding sequence TTGGATGCTGGTTATTGTGTTGATTCATTGGATCAGGGGAGGATTGCAAAATTATATGAAAAAGAAGATGGGAAGTATGTTGAACAGAAAGCTGCATATAATCCTAGATCAGAAGAGATAAGAAACTATACCATGGGTGTTAGTACGCCTGTTTTTTCCCCAACAGGGGGCATGAAAATCTCTGCCCATGATTTATCTAAATATATGATGATGCATATGAATTATGGTAAATCAGGAAAAACCAAAATTATTTCAAAGGCTAGTTCCAAAAAGATGCAAACAGGTCTTTCTCCAAAAGAGAATTACGGTTTGGCTCTTCTGGAGAATGACCGATTGATTCCAGGAGAACATATGATTGGCCATACGGGTTCAGCATATGGACTTTATAGCAATATGTTTTTTGAACCCAAGAATAAATTTGGGTTTATCGTCATCACGAATGGATGTATTCCAACATTGGATAGGAATGAGGATATTATGATGTCCAAAGAAGTTATTAACTTACTGTATACTGATTTTATAAAAAAATAA
- the fabV gene encoding enoyl-ACP reductase FabV has protein sequence MKKPASEGKLGTAGWYNSAAFEKEAHAAGLYAKSINGDAFSDEIKKQTIDLIKKDLGQVDLVIYSLASPRRTHPKTGVQHASVLKPIDKPFTDKTVDFHSGVVSDISIQPVDSEDDIKNTVAVMGGEDWKFWIEDLKEAGVLAEGVKTVAYSYIGPELTYPIYRNGTIGRAKDDLEGTVPAINDLLKDLNGVSYVSVNKALVTQSSSAIPVVPLYISLLYKVMKEKGIHEGTIEQMQRLFAERLYIDGEIPLDEKGRIRVDDLEMREDVQAEVAKLWEQANTENLEEISDIQGYRDDFFQLFGFNFDAIDYNKDTSELVQVPSLAE, from the coding sequence TTGAAAAAACCAGCCTCAGAAGGGAAATTAGGAACAGCAGGATGGTATAATAGTGCCGCATTCGAAAAAGAAGCACATGCTGCAGGATTATATGCAAAGAGTATCAATGGCGATGCTTTTTCTGATGAAATCAAAAAACAAACTATTGATTTGATAAAGAAAGACCTTGGTCAAGTTGATTTAGTGATCTATTCTTTAGCTTCTCCTCGTCGTACACATCCTAAAACAGGTGTTCAACATGCTTCAGTATTGAAGCCAATTGATAAGCCTTTCACCGATAAAACTGTTGATTTCCACTCAGGTGTTGTATCTGATATCAGTATCCAACCCGTAGACTCGGAAGATGATATTAAAAATACAGTTGCTGTAATGGGTGGTGAAGATTGGAAGTTCTGGATCGAAGACCTTAAAGAAGCAGGTGTGTTGGCAGAGGGAGTGAAGACAGTAGCATATTCATATATTGGTCCTGAATTGACTTACCCTATTTACCGTAACGGTACAATTGGCCGTGCAAAAGACGATTTGGAAGGAACTGTACCAGCAATCAATGATTTATTGAAAGACCTTAATGGAGTTTCTTATGTTTCTGTAAACAAAGCTTTAGTAACTCAATCTAGTTCTGCTATCCCTGTCGTTCCATTGTATATTTCATTATTATATAAAGTAATGAAAGAAAAAGGAATTCATGAAGGAACAATTGAGCAAATGCAGCGCTTATTTGCAGAGCGTCTTTATATTGACGGTGAAATCCCATTGGATGAAAAAGGAAGAATCCGTGTTGACGACTTAGAAATGAGAGAGGATGTTCAAGCAGAAGTTGCAAAACTTTGGGAACAAGCAAACACTGAGAATTTAGAAGAAATTTCTGATATCCAAGGATACCGTGATGACTTTTTCCAGTTGTTCGGATTCAACTTTGATGCGATAGATTATAATAAAGATACAAGTGAACTAGTTCAAGTACCTAGTTTAGCTGAATAA
- a CDS encoding histidine kinase dimerization/phospho-acceptor domain-containing protein, whose product MNNQVLIKDEHMFLSEGIQEFGYLLITDTEFNLIAGSENCDEWLCEDFSDCLGLNLWNILTDYFPNYVASINKAVHQVLDDINERVLMEVFINEDSYYLNIYLLNDLIYLEFEKKFEDSNVFFPKFEIVDKLLSKNKGNIWQAACSYITKISGFDRIRVFQFVEGGNGLIIAESIDNNELEGILGCYYPDMDIFKLAKNIHQVNVHRYAAQIDGPTIRIISNPKYEPNLSQTNIRMVSPIHAAYMLKDGVNSNLSVALQIDGKLWGFIFCQSQEAKKINLLKREALVYFIQMAVNRYAEEQKNYEKEFHDDIRNFELQLKEKLVLKNNLAESLRVLEKELCYYAKADSMVIFINGRMYAYNIVIGEQKILEIIALLKSECKEQYYADHEFIMKYGEQLEINSERFVGLAGLHVEMDESCTILWFRKEKEFHRKWVEKPVRRIGMNLPNEIFTHEEHPYLDIWNQKTVGTSEPWGEDEIYFIKRLRELILQSANNFSQEIDKLNKEVGDLNRALDNYANTVSHDLKNPLSAINLSTQMLLQRPDMKEELRNRMLKNTKDAVEVIGGVAPKCS is encoded by the coding sequence ATGAATAATCAGGTTCTTATTAAAGACGAACACATGTTCTTGAGCGAAGGCATTCAAGAATTCGGATATCTATTAATTACGGATACTGAATTTAACCTGATTGCTGGCAGTGAAAACTGTGACGAGTGGCTTTGTGAAGACTTCTCCGATTGCTTGGGTCTTAATTTGTGGAATATCCTAACAGATTATTTTCCGAATTATGTTGCTAGCATTAATAAGGCTGTCCATCAAGTTCTTGATGATATCAATGAACGTGTTTTGATGGAGGTATTCATTAATGAGGATTCATATTATTTAAACATCTATTTATTAAACGATCTGATTTATCTTGAGTTTGAAAAGAAATTTGAGGACTCGAATGTTTTTTTTCCAAAATTTGAAATCGTAGACAAGCTATTGTCGAAGAATAAAGGGAATATTTGGCAAGCTGCATGTTCTTATATTACCAAGATTAGTGGTTTTGACCGGATCCGTGTATTTCAATTTGTTGAAGGCGGAAACGGACTCATTATAGCTGAGTCAATTGACAACAATGAACTGGAGGGAATCTTAGGATGCTATTATCCAGATATGGATATCTTCAAATTAGCAAAAAACATCCATCAGGTCAATGTGCATCGTTATGCAGCCCAAATTGATGGTCCTACAATTCGTATTATTTCAAACCCTAAATATGAACCAAATTTATCGCAGACTAACATAAGAATGGTTTCGCCAATCCATGCTGCATATATGCTGAAGGATGGCGTAAATTCAAACTTAAGTGTTGCCTTGCAGATTGATGGTAAACTATGGGGTTTCATATTCTGTCAAAGTCAAGAAGCTAAAAAAATCAACCTCTTGAAAAGAGAGGCCTTGGTTTATTTTATCCAAATGGCGGTAAATAGGTATGCTGAAGAACAAAAAAATTATGAAAAGGAATTCCATGACGATATCCGGAATTTTGAACTCCAACTCAAAGAAAAACTTGTTCTCAAAAATAATCTAGCTGAATCATTGCGTGTTCTCGAAAAAGAACTTTGTTATTATGCCAAAGCTGATTCGATGGTCATTTTTATCAATGGGCGTATGTATGCCTATAATATTGTTATAGGCGAGCAGAAAATCCTTGAAATCATAGCATTGTTGAAGTCTGAATGTAAGGAACAATATTATGCGGATCATGAATTTATCATGAAGTATGGAGAACAGCTAGAAATTAACTCTGAGCGTTTTGTTGGTTTAGCTGGTCTGCATGTTGAAATGGATGAAAGTTGTACCATCCTGTGGTTCAGGAAAGAAAAAGAGTTTCATAGAAAATGGGTTGAAAAACCTGTCAGAAGAATTGGAATGAATCTTCCAAATGAAATATTCACCCATGAGGAGCATCCTTACCTGGATATATGGAACCAAAAAACAGTCGGAACTTCTGAGCCTTGGGGCGAAGATGAAATCTATTTCATCAAAAGATTAAGAGAATTAATTCTCCAAAGTGCAAATAATTTCTCCCAGGAGATTGATAAATTAAATAAGGAAGTGGGCGACTTAAATCGTGCTTTGGATAACTATGCCAATACAGTCAGTCATGACCTTAAAAATCCTTTATCCGCAATTAATCTTTCTACCCAAATGTTGTTACAACGCCCCGACATGAAGGAAGAATTGCGGAATAGAATGCTCAAAAATACGAAAGACGCTGTTGAAGTGATTGGAGGAGTTGCTCCGAAGTGTTCATGA
- a CDS encoding ATP-binding protein, with the protein MLSNTAQKEIIQKFILDSKIKHEFVEYTIADNGIGIAKEELSMIFDSFKRLSNAGNFEGTGLGLSIVKRIVDRLGMQIKIESELGKGTTIHLLFPNTK; encoded by the coding sequence ATGCTGTCAAATACAGCGCAAAAGGAAATTATCCAAAAATTCATTTTGGATTCTAAAATTAAGCATGAGTTTGTAGAATATACTATTGCCGACAATGGAATTGGTATAGCTAAGGAAGAGCTCAGCATGATATTTGATTCATTCAAAAGATTGTCTAATGCAGGGAATTTTGAAGGAACTGGGTTAGGCCTTTCTATCGTAAAACGCATTGTGGATAGATTGGGTATGCAAATAAAGATAGAGAGCGAACTTGGAAAAGGCACCACTATCCACTTGTTGTTTCCAAATACTAAGTAA